Proteins found in one Anabas testudineus chromosome 1, fAnaTes1.2, whole genome shotgun sequence genomic segment:
- the adra2a gene encoding alpha-2A adrenergic receptor isoform X2, with translation MEFNNETNQTFPTGAPYSLHVSVPLTVLVGFMILLIVFGNVLVVIAVFTSRGLRAPQNLFLVSLASADILVATLVMPFSLANELMGYWYFGEVWCEIYLALDVLFCTASIVHLCAISLDRYWSITQAIEYNLKRTPRRIKCIIFIVWVIAAVISFPPLITMKKENIYVRIYQIAKKRTRAPPGDRKRKEMPKTTTTNAVNPKVNGVCVEEQLCHEKLNGEQDIKLKEGVEAEGGADEEKGEINGVDIEESSSSDHKVNNPCSIKKKTAKGKTRLSQIKPGDNEIQKRVPSTKGSRWKGRQNREKRFTFVLAVVIGVFVICWFPFFFTYMLMTLCDSCPVPATLFKFFFWFGYCNSALNPIIYTIFNNDFRRSFKKILCRRDTRRYV, from the exons ATGGAGTTTAACAACGAGACCAACCAGACTTTTCCAACGGGGGCTCCATACAGCCTCCATGTCTCCGTGCCACTCACTGTGCTGGTAGGGTTCATGATCCTGCTCATAGTGTTTGGTAACGTTCTGGTGGTCATAGCTGTATTTACAAGTCGGGGCCTGAGGGCCCCTCAGAACTTGTTCTTGGTGTCTCTGGCGTCGGCGGACATTTTGGTGGCCACACTTGTGATGCCGTTTTCCTTGGCCAATGAGCTCATGGGATACTGGTACTTTGGTGAAGTGTGGTGTGAGATATACCTGGCACTTGATGTTCTTTTCTGCACTGCCTCCATCGTTCACCTCTGTGCCATTAGCTTAGATCGCTACTGGTCCATCACACAGGCCATCGAGTACAACCTGAAGAGGACACCACGGAGAATTAAGTGCATCATTTTCATAGTGTGGGTCATCGCAGCAGTTATCTCTTTCCCACCATTAATCAccatgaagaaagaaaaca TCTACGTGCGAATCTACCAGATTGCCAAAAAGAGGACGCGGGCACCTCCAGGGGACAGGAAGCGGAAGGAGATGCCAAAGACAACCACCACCAATGCCGTCAACCCCAAGGTGAATGGTGTATGTGTTGAGGAGCAACTCTGCCACGAGAAGCTGAACGGTGAGCAGGACATCAAGCTGAAGGAAGGAGTCGAAGCAGAAGGAGGAGCAGatgaggagaaaggagagatcAATGGAGTGGACATTGAGGAGTCATCGTCCTCCGATCACAAAGTGAACAATCCCTGCTCgatcaaaaagaaaacagccaaGGGAAAAACCAGACTGAGTCAAATCAAACCGGGGGACAATGAAATCCAAAAGCGAGTACCAAGCACCAAAGGGAGCCGCTGGAAGGGACGACAGAACCGTGAGAAACGCTTCACCTTTGTCCTGGCTGTGGTCATTGGAGTGTTTGTCATCTGCTGGTTTCCCTTTTTCTTCACGTACATGCTAATGACGCTGTGTGACTCCTGCCCGGTGCCTGCCACCTTGTTCAAGTTCTTCTTCTGGTTTGGATATTGCAACAGTGCACTGAACCCCATCATTTACACCATATTCAACAATGACTTCAGGAGATCATTCAAAAAGATTTTGTGCAGGAGGGACACTAGACGATACGTATAA
- the adra2a gene encoding alpha-2A adrenergic receptor isoform X1, protein MEFNNETNQTFPTGAPYSLHVSVPLTVLVGFMILLIVFGNVLVVIAVFTSRGLRAPQNLFLVSLASADILVATLVMPFSLANELMGYWYFGEVWCEIYLALDVLFCTASIVHLCAISLDRYWSITQAIEYNLKRTPRRIKCIIFIVWVIAAVISFPPLITMKKENSEKVPVCKINNDKWYVISSCIGSFFLPCVIMVLVYVRIYQIAKKRTRAPPGDRKRKEMPKTTTTNAVNPKVNGVCVEEQLCHEKLNGEQDIKLKEGVEAEGGADEEKGEINGVDIEESSSSDHKVNNPCSIKKKTAKGKTRLSQIKPGDNEIQKRVPSTKGSRWKGRQNREKRFTFVLAVVIGVFVICWFPFFFTYMLMTLCDSCPVPATLFKFFFWFGYCNSALNPIIYTIFNNDFRRSFKKILCRRDTRRYV, encoded by the coding sequence ATGGAGTTTAACAACGAGACCAACCAGACTTTTCCAACGGGGGCTCCATACAGCCTCCATGTCTCCGTGCCACTCACTGTGCTGGTAGGGTTCATGATCCTGCTCATAGTGTTTGGTAACGTTCTGGTGGTCATAGCTGTATTTACAAGTCGGGGCCTGAGGGCCCCTCAGAACTTGTTCTTGGTGTCTCTGGCGTCGGCGGACATTTTGGTGGCCACACTTGTGATGCCGTTTTCCTTGGCCAATGAGCTCATGGGATACTGGTACTTTGGTGAAGTGTGGTGTGAGATATACCTGGCACTTGATGTTCTTTTCTGCACTGCCTCCATCGTTCACCTCTGTGCCATTAGCTTAGATCGCTACTGGTCCATCACACAGGCCATCGAGTACAACCTGAAGAGGACACCACGGAGAATTAAGTGCATCATTTTCATAGTGTGGGTCATCGCAGCAGTTATCTCTTTCCCACCATTAATCAccatgaagaaagaaaacagtgagaaGGTCCCTGTGTGTAAGATCAATAATGATAAGTGGTATGTCATCTCTTCCTGCATTGGCTCATTTTTTCTGCCTTGTGTCATCATGGTCCTAGTCTACGTGCGAATCTACCAGATTGCCAAAAAGAGGACGCGGGCACCTCCAGGGGACAGGAAGCGGAAGGAGATGCCAAAGACAACCACCACCAATGCCGTCAACCCCAAGGTGAATGGTGTATGTGTTGAGGAGCAACTCTGCCACGAGAAGCTGAACGGTGAGCAGGACATCAAGCTGAAGGAAGGAGTCGAAGCAGAAGGAGGAGCAGatgaggagaaaggagagatcAATGGAGTGGACATTGAGGAGTCATCGTCCTCCGATCACAAAGTGAACAATCCCTGCTCgatcaaaaagaaaacagccaaGGGAAAAACCAGACTGAGTCAAATCAAACCGGGGGACAATGAAATCCAAAAGCGAGTACCAAGCACCAAAGGGAGCCGCTGGAAGGGACGACAGAACCGTGAGAAACGCTTCACCTTTGTCCTGGCTGTGGTCATTGGAGTGTTTGTCATCTGCTGGTTTCCCTTTTTCTTCACGTACATGCTAATGACGCTGTGTGACTCCTGCCCGGTGCCTGCCACCTTGTTCAAGTTCTTCTTCTGGTTTGGATATTGCAACAGTGCACTGAACCCCATCATTTACACCATATTCAACAATGACTTCAGGAGATCATTCAAAAAGATTTTGTGCAGGAGGGACACTAGACGATACGTATAA
- the shoc2 gene encoding leucine-rich repeat protein SHOC-2, producing MSSTLGKEKDSKEKDPKGGPVGKEREKEAKALASLVKDGGKDTKTKGKDAKEGKKDTSSSTPGVAFSVDNTIKRPNPAPGTRKKSSNAEVIKELNKCREENSMRLDLSKRSIHMLPASIKELTQLAELYLYSNKLQSLPAEVGCLSGLVTLALSENSLTSLPDSLDSLKKLRMLDLRHNKLREIPAVVYRLTSLTTLYLRFNRITTVEKDIRNLSKLTMLSIRENKIKQLPAEIGELCNLITLDVAHNQLEHLPKEIGNCTQITNLDLQHNELLDLPETIGNLASINRLGLRYNRLSAIPRSLAKCRELEELNLENNNISVLPEGLLSSLVNLTSLTLARNCFQSYPVGGPSQFSTIYSLNMEHNRINKIPFGIFSRAKVLSKLNMKDNQLTSLPLDFGTWTSMVELNLATNQLTKIPEDVCGLVSLEVLILSNNLLKKLPHGIGNLRKLRELDLEENKLESLPNEIAYLKDLQKLVLTNNQLTTLPRGIGHLTNLTHLGLGENLLQHLPEEIGTLENLEELYLNDNPNLHSLPFELALCSKLSIMSIENCPLSHLPPQIVAGGPSFIIQFLKMQGPYRAMV from the exons ATGAGTAGTACTTTAGGCAAAGAAAAAGACTCGAAAGAAAAGGATCCCAAAGGTGGTCCGGTGGGGAAAGAAAGGGAAAAGGAGGCTAAGGCTCTGGCCAGCTTAGTCAAGGATGGTGGCAAAGACACGAAGACCAAAGGGAAAGATGccaaagaaggaaagaaggacaCCAGCAGCTCAACACCAGGTGTTGCCTTCTCTGTTGACAATACGATAAAGCGGCCAAACCCAGCACCAGGTACACGCAAGAAGTCCAGCAATGCCGAGGTGATCAAAGAACTTAACAAGTGCCGGGAGGAGAACTCAATGAGACTGGATCTTTCTAAACGGTCTATTCACATGTTGCCCGCCTCTATTAAGGAGCTGACGCAGCTGGCAGAACTCTACTTGTATAGCAACAAGCTACAGAGCCTGCCGGCTGAGGTGGGTTGCCTATCAGGTCTGGTAACTTTGGCCCTGAGTGAGAACTCCCTGACTAGTTTGCCTGACTCCCTGGACTCCCTTAAGAAGCTGCGAATGCTCGACCTCCGGCACAACAAGTTGAGAGAGATACCAGCTGTTGTCTACAGGCTGACTTCTCTGACAACGCTGTACCTGCGCTTCAACCGCATCACAACAGTTGAGAAGGACATCCGGAACCTCTCCAAGCTCACTATGCTCAGCATTCGTGAGAATAAGATTAAACAGCTGCCTGCAGAGATAG GGGAGCTATGCAACCTCATTACTCTGGACGTTGCCCATAACCAGTTGGAACACCTACCGAAGGAGATTGGAAATTGCACACAGATAACCAACCTCGACTTGCAGCACAATGAGCTTCTGGACCTTCCAGAGACTATAG GCAATCTGGCAAGCATAAATCGCTTAGGTTTGAGATATAATAGATTGTCAGCCATACCCAGATCATTAGCCAAATGTCGAGAACTGGAGGAGTTAAACCtcgaaaacaacaacatttcagttttgcCAGAG GGCCTACTGTCAAGTTTGGTGAATCTGACAAGTCTAACACTGGCGAGGAACTGCTTTCAGTCGTATCCTGTGGGTGGACCATCCCAGTTCTCCACCATCTACTCCCTCAACATGGAGCACAACCGTATCAACAAGATCCCATTTGGTATCTTCTCCAGGGCAAAAGTGTTAAGCAAGCTTAACATGAAG GACAACCAATTGACGTCCCTGCCATTGGACTTTGGCACATGGACTAGCATGGTTGAGCTAAACCTGGCTACCAATCAGTTGACGAAGATACCAGAAGACGTCTGTGGTCTGGTTTCTCTGGAG GTGTTAATATTGTCCAATAATCTTCTCAAGAAGTTACCACATGGTATTGGGAATTTGAGAAAACTACGGGAACTCGACTTGGAGGAGAACAAGTTGGAATCTCTCCCAAATGAAATCGCTTACCTTAAAGATTTACAG AAATTGGTGTTGACAAATAATCAGCTAACTACATTACCCAGAGGCATCGGCCACCTCACAAACCTGACACATCTGGGTCTGGGAGAGAACCTGCTGCAACACCTTCCTGAGGAGATTG GTACACTGGAGAATTTGGAGGAACTTTACCTCAACGACAACCCCAACCTGCACAGCCTCCCATTTGAGCTGGCCCTCTGCAGCAAGCTGTCCATCATGAGCATTGAGAACTGTCCTCTCAGCCACCTGCCACCCCAGATTGTCGCGGGAGGCCCCTCTTTTATCATCCAGTTCCTCAAGATGCAGGGACCATACCGTGCCATGGTCTGA